Proteins encoded together in one Prochlorococcus marinus str. GP2 window:
- a CDS encoding 2Fe-2S iron-sulfur cluster-binding protein: MKKIKIKIRWPNNNETYASEGDDWFSTAKKAGLEIPSGCLTGSCGACEIDVNGETIRACINDIKSKNKSILSVSLTTDPFWEN; the protein is encoded by the coding sequence TTGAAAAAAATAAAAATTAAGATCAGATGGCCAAATAATAACGAGACATACGCTTCTGAGGGAGATGATTGGTTCTCTACTGCAAAAAAAGCAGGTTTAGAAATTCCTTCTGGCTGTTTAACAGGAAGTTGTGGTGCCTGTGAAATAGATGTTAATGGCGAGACGATAAGGGCTTGTATAAATGATATTAAAAGTAAAAACAAATCTATTTTAAGCGTGTCTTTAACCACAGATCCCTTTTGGGAAAACTAA